The Stackebrandtia nassauensis DSM 44728 genome includes the window GCCGTTGGGCTATCTGTTCCAGGAGAAGCTGTTCCAGCTCAGTGTCCCCGTCCCTTCCATCAGTGGCTCCGCTCGTGCGAACTACCTGACCACGCTGCTCGGTGGCCGTCCCGAGGACGCTCCCCAACTCCAGGAAACCCAGGCCGCCACCAGCAAACGCATCGAGGACTCCGCCAGTGAGGCCGAGGTCCTCGACGCCCTCAAGGGCAGCCCGCAGCAGGTCCGGCAGAACCTCGCCCCCCAAGCCGCCATGAAACTCGCGCAGCCCGAGGTCGAGGCCGTCACCGAACACTCGCTGGAGAAATTCGCCCCGCTGGTGCAGGCGAACCCGCGCGGGGTCAAGCGGTTCCTCAACACCTATTCGATCCTGCGTACCTTGAGGACACTGGAAGGCAACATCGTTCCCACCGACACGCTCGCGACCTGGGCGCTGTTGCGGTCCCGCTGGCCGCAGCTCGCCGACCACCTGGAGCACCGTCCCCAGGACATCGGCCTGGTGCGGGGAGGCCCCGTCCGGGACCTTCCCCGTCCACTGCGTTCGACGGCGACTTCGGCTGAGCTGCAAGCGTTCCTGCGAACCGGTGACGTCGAGCTGACCGAGGCCGAGATCCGCGCCTGCTGCGGTGGCTCGGTTGCGGAAATTTCGGGCGACTCGCCTCAGTGACCGGTGCGTGCCAGCGGTGCCGCCGCGAGACGTTCGCCGCGAACCGCCTCCGGGTTGATCGACGCCAACCGCGCCAGTTCCGACTCGTCGAGTCGCAGCTGTGCCGCCGCCAGATTCTCCTCCAAAGCAGACACTCGCCGGGTGCCCGGGATCGGGACGATGTCCTCGCCTCGCGCCAGCAGCCACGCCAGCGCCAGTTGCGCTGGTGTGCACCCCTTCTCGGCGGCAACCTCTCGCACCACGTCCACGAGCCGCAGGTTCGCGGCCAGGTGCTCGTCGCTGAATCTCGGGTTGCCCAGCCGGTTGTCGTCCTCGGACAGGTCGGCTCGCGACGTGACGGCGCCGGTCAACAGCCCGCGCCCCAGCGGCGAGTACGCGACGATCCCGACGCCGAGTTCCCGGCAGGTGTCCAGCAGCTCGTCCTCGACGAACCGGGTGAACAGCGAATACTCCACCTGTACCGCCGCGATCGGGTGGACGGCGTGCGCGGCCCGCAAGGTCGCGGCGCTCACTTCCGACAGTCCGAGATGGCGGACTTTCCCGGCCGCGACCAGCTCCGCCATCGCGCCCACGGTGTCCTCGATCGGCACGGCGGGATCGCGTCGGTGCAGGTAGTACAGGTCGACGGTCTCCATGCCGAGCCGCTTCAGCGACGCGTCGCACGCCGCCCGCGCGTACTCCGGTGAACTGTCCACACGGAACGGTTCGCCGTCGCCGAATCGCAGCCCGAACTTCGTCGCGATGACCAGGTCGTCGCGACGGTCGGCCACCGCTCGACCGACGAGCTCCTCGTTGTGGCCGGGCTGCGGCGATCCGTAGGCGTCGGCGGTGTCGATCAGGGTCACGCCCCGTTCGACAGCCCGGCGGATGACCGACGCGGAGGTCGCGTCGTCGGCCGGTCCGTATCCGACGCTCATACCCATGCAGCCCAGCCCCAGTGCCGAAACCGTCAGACCGCCCAGTGTTCGTTTTTCCATGTCCATCTCCAGTGATCTCGAACGAAACGTCGACATCACTGTGCGACCGCGACCCGCCATGGCAATGGATTCGACTAGGTTCGAATCCAGCCATGCACAGTTTCGAATTCAGCGCCGACGATCTCGCCCGCACCCGCTATGCCGTGTCTCCGGTCCATGAGCTGGTGTGGAGCACCGTGACGCTGCGCAAACCCCGCAAGGCCGCGCTGCACGCCCCGTGGCGCGAGGCCGTGTTGGCGAAGCTCGATCCGCGGCGGTTCGAGCTGCTGTTCGCGCTCACCAGCGGCAGGACCTATCTGCCCGACTTCCTCCATCCCGCTCCGACCCGGCAGCGGCCGGGGCTGCGCGACCAGTTGTCCACCGTGGCCGCAACCGACGAGGCGCTTGCCGTGGCACAGGTTCGCCGGATCGCCACCGAGCCCGCGCCGCCGTTGCGGGAGTTCCTGGCTCGGCCCCGTGCGGGCCTGGATCGCTTGGTGGACATGATGGACGACTACTTCACCGCCGCACTGGCACCGCACTGGCCCCGGATTCGCGGTATCGCCGAGGCCGATATCGCCCACCGCGCGAACCTGACCTCGGCGCACGGAGCCGCCGCCACGATCAACGATCTGCATTCCCGGTTGAGCTGGAACGGCACCATTCTCGATATCCACATCGGAAGCTCTGACGAACCGGTGCGGAACATTCGCGACGCCGTTCTCGTCCCGTGCTGTTTCGCCTGGCCGACGGTACATCCCTCCACTGCGGCCGACCCGGACATCACGATCGCCTACCCGCCGCGAGGTGTCGGCCGACTGTGGCAGTCCAGCACTGCCCGACGGACCGACGCCACGGCGGATCTGTTGGGCACCACCAGGACCGCGGTACTGCGACTGCTGGAAGCCGCCCACACCACCGGCGAGGTCGCCCAGGCGCTCGGCCTCTCCGCCGCCACCGCCTCCCACCACCTGGTGGTGCTGCGCAACGCGGGGCTCGCCGCCGCCGACCGCGACGGCCGGGCCGTCCGCTACTCCCGCACTCCGCTCGGCGACACCCTGACGGGTTGACCGCGAGCGCGGTTACGCGGGCACCGTGTCGGTGTTGCGTTCCCAGACGCGGTGCGCGGCCAGCTGCGCGGCGAACGCCTCGGTGAAGCGATCCGGCAGTTCGTCCCGGGCCGCCGTCGTGGTCACCACTCCCAGGTGGACGGTGACCTCCGTGGTGGCGGCGAGTTCGGCGTTGACCCCGGCGGCCCGCAGCATGTCGAGCCCGGATCCGAAGCAGGCTATGGGTTTGGCGTGCTTGTAGGCCTCGGCGACGAAGTGCAGCGCGTAACCGTCCACCGACAGGGTCGCGACACTCTCGGAACCGCAGGGAACCGCGACGCCGTCGTACAGCACCGACGCCATCGTGTTGATGGCCCGGTCGACGGCGATCTCACCGCCGCCCGCGGCGCGGACGCTGCCAGCGGTGGGAGCCAGTTTCTCGGGTATGAGGCCCTGCGCCCGCAGGCTCGCGACCAGTCGCTCGGTGCCGTCGCCGTCCACGCCGTCGGCCACCAGTATCGCGACCTTGCGGGTGGCGGGCTGGTCCAGGCGGGTGTTCAACTGCGACAACGCCGCCGAGGAGCGGCCGTGGTTGGCGGTGGTCTCCTTGGCCGGTGGTTCGACCCCGACGCCTTCGGCGACCCGCCGCGCCAGCGAATGGTCCACATGGTTCAGTTCCTCGACGACGCGGGCGCGGATGTCGGTGTCCTCGACCTTGCCCAGTTCGAAGCGGAACGCGGCGACGAGGTGTTCGGCCTCCACCTCGGACATGCTGTTCCAGAACAGCGTGGCCTGGCTGTAGAAGTCCTTGAAGCTGTCGCTGCGCTCGCGGATCTTGTGGCCCTCGATCTTCTCGGCGTAGTGGCTGAAGGCCCCGCTGTCGGCCAGGACCGGGCAGCCGCCGCTGAGGGTGTTCTTGGTGTACGAGGTCCGGGACGTGTGGATCCGGTGCTGCCCGTAGCCGTCGCGCTGGTCGTTGTGGACCTCGGCCACCGGCCGGTTGACCGGCAGCTGCGCGAAGTTGGGTCCGCCCAGCCGGATCAGCTGGGTGTCCAGATAGGAGAAATTGCGGGCCTGCAACAGCGGGTCGTTGCTGAAGTCGATGCCCGGCACCAGGTTCGCGGTGTGGAAGGCGACCTGTTCGGTCTCGGCGAAGAAGTTGTCCGGGTTGCGGTCCAGGACCATCCGGCCCACCGGACGCACCGGGACCCGCTCCTCCGGGATGAGTTTGGTCGCGTCGAGCAGATCGAAGTCGAACTCGGACTCGTCGGCCTCGTCAACGAGCTGCACCCCCAGTTCCCATTCGGGGAACTCACCGGCTTCGATGCTGTCCCACAGGTCGCGGCGGTTGAAGTCGGGGTCCTTGCCCGCGATCTTCTGGGCCTCGTCCCACACCAGCGAATGCGTGCCCAGTTTGGGCGTCCAGTGGAACTTCACGAAGGTGCCCCGGCCCTCGGCGTTGACCAGCCGGAAGGTGTGGACGCCGAAGCCCTGCATCATCCGGTAGCTACGCGGCAGCGCCCGGTCCGACATCAGCCACAGGATCATGTGGAGCGTCTCGGGTTGCAGCGACACGAAGTCCCACAGCGTGTCGTGCGCGGAGGCGGCCTGCGGGATCTCGTTGTGGGGCTCGGGTTTCACCGCGTGCACGAAGTCGGGGAACTTGACGCCGTCCTGGATGAAGAACACCGGCATGTTGTTGCCGACCAGGTCGTAGTTGCCCTGCCGGGTGTAGAACTTCGTCGCGAAGCCCCGTACGTCGCGGACGGTGTCGGCTGAGCCGCGCGAACCCGCCACCGTGGAGAACCGGACGAAGACCGGCGTCTGTCGCGCCGGGTCGGTCAGGAACCCGGCGCTGGTGTACTCCGACAGCCAGGAGTCGTAGGGCTTGAAGTGACCGTAGGCTCCGGCGCCGCGCGCGTGCACCACCCGCTCGGGGATGCGTTCGTGGTCGAAGTGGGTGAGTTTCTCGCGGGCGTGGAAGTCCTCCATGATGGTGGGCCCGCGCTCGCCGATGCTCAGGGAGTCGTCGGTGTGGTCGACCTGGACTCCCTGCTGGGTGGTGAGGGTGGCGTCGGTGTCGTCCACCCGGTCCCGCCCCAGCTGCCGGTCTTTCGGATCGTCCGCCTGTTCGTGTGTCATGGCGCCCTCCGTGTCGGTTTCGCTGAACTCCCACTGCCATACCCGGCGAAACGGACAACAAAACGGTGTCTGTCAGCTGGTTCACGGGTGCCGGGCCACAACCGTCCCGGCCGGAGGCGGAAAGGCATGATGAGCAGCGTGAGAATCGGCGACAGGGTGGTGGTGCGGCGCGCGGCCGGGATCATCGACGGCAGGCAGCGCTACACCGACGTCCTGGGCGAGCTGCTCGACGACTCGGGCGGCTACACGGTGCGGCGCGACGACGGCGAGGTCGTGACGATCCCGGCCGCCGAGGTCGCCGCCGCCAAGGCGATCCCGCCCAAGCCCACCCCGTTCTCGGCGATCATCGCCGTGGAACGCGGCTGCGCCGACACCTGGCCCGCCCCCGAGCAGGAGTGGCTGGGCGACTGGCTGCTGCGCGCCGGTTCGGGCTGGACGTACCGGGCGAACTCGGTGCTGCCGCTGGGCGAGCCGGGCCTCGACCTCGACGCCGCGCTGGCGAAGGTGACCGACTGGTACACCGCGCGGGCCCTCGCGCCCGCGTTCGCGGTGCCGGTGCCGTTGTCGCGAAGGCTGGCGACGGCG containing:
- a CDS encoding aldo/keto reductase; this encodes MEKRTLGGLTVSALGLGCMGMSVGYGPADDATSASVIRRAVERGVTLIDTADAYGSPQPGHNEELVGRAVADRRDDLVIATKFGLRFGDGEPFRVDSSPEYARAACDASLKRLGMETVDLYYLHRRDPAVPIEDTVGAMAELVAAGKVRHLGLSEVSAATLRAAHAVHPIAAVQVEYSLFTRFVEDELLDTCRELGVGIVAYSPLGRGLLTGAVTSRADLSEDDNRLGNPRFSDEHLAANLRLVDVVREVAAEKGCTPAQLALAWLLARGEDIVPIPGTRRVSALEENLAAAQLRLDESELARLASINPEAVRGERLAAAPLARTGH
- a CDS encoding ArsR/SmtB family transcription factor codes for the protein MHSFEFSADDLARTRYAVSPVHELVWSTVTLRKPRKAALHAPWREAVLAKLDPRRFELLFALTSGRTYLPDFLHPAPTRQRPGLRDQLSTVAATDEALAVAQVRRIATEPAPPLREFLARPRAGLDRLVDMMDDYFTAALAPHWPRIRGIAEADIAHRANLTSAHGAAATINDLHSRLSWNGTILDIHIGSSDEPVRNIRDAVLVPCCFAWPTVHPSTAADPDITIAYPPRGVGRLWQSSTARRTDATADLLGTTRTAVLRLLEAAHTTGEVAQALGLSAATASHHLVVLRNAGLAAADRDGRAVRYSRTPLGDTLTG
- a CDS encoding catalase; protein product: MTHEQADDPKDRQLGRDRVDDTDATLTTQQGVQVDHTDDSLSIGERGPTIMEDFHAREKLTHFDHERIPERVVHARGAGAYGHFKPYDSWLSEYTSAGFLTDPARQTPVFVRFSTVAGSRGSADTVRDVRGFATKFYTRQGNYDLVGNNMPVFFIQDGVKFPDFVHAVKPEPHNEIPQAASAHDTLWDFVSLQPETLHMILWLMSDRALPRSYRMMQGFGVHTFRLVNAEGRGTFVKFHWTPKLGTHSLVWDEAQKIAGKDPDFNRRDLWDSIEAGEFPEWELGVQLVDEADESEFDFDLLDATKLIPEERVPVRPVGRMVLDRNPDNFFAETEQVAFHTANLVPGIDFSNDPLLQARNFSYLDTQLIRLGGPNFAQLPVNRPVAEVHNDQRDGYGQHRIHTSRTSYTKNTLSGGCPVLADSGAFSHYAEKIEGHKIRERSDSFKDFYSQATLFWNSMSEVEAEHLVAAFRFELGKVEDTDIRARVVEELNHVDHSLARRVAEGVGVEPPAKETTANHGRSSAALSQLNTRLDQPATRKVAILVADGVDGDGTERLVASLRAQGLIPEKLAPTAGSVRAAGGGEIAVDRAINTMASVLYDGVAVPCGSESVATLSVDGYALHFVAEAYKHAKPIACFGSGLDMLRAAGVNAELAATTEVTVHLGVVTTTAARDELPDRFTEAFAAQLAAHRVWERNTDTVPA